The Dama dama isolate Ldn47 chromosome 11, ASM3311817v1, whole genome shotgun sequence genome segment CCCTTTTCCTTCTGCTCACCTGATCCAGCAGCATCTTCTTTAGTGCATCCACCTTGGTGGTGCCAGGAATGAGCCGGTCCAAAACTCTGTACCAGCCTCCTACCACAGGGCCCTGAAAGGAACCCCCAGAGAGGTGAGCGGGGATGTGGAGGGGACACCAGGATTTTACATCACAAAGCTGCAACCTCAAATATTAGAAAGCAACCCCCAAGGGGAGCAGACACTCGAGGATGGCTTAGATGTGAGAGGGTCCAATGGAAACCAAAGGATGACAAGGAAATGAGACCACTGTCCAACACACCGGCTGCCCTGCTGTCAGCAAAACTTACCACGAAGCCACAGCCCAAGGAGGCCATGATCAGGGTCCGGCCAGCCTGGTGTGCCCGCAGACCTCGCCTCTCCACCAGCTGCTGTGAGATCACGTCACCCAGGCCCATCAGAGACCCTGTGCGGGGTACACAGGTGTCATCAGGACACCTCCCAGGTACAAGCTGCCATCCCGAGGAGGGAGGTAAGTCTACTGAATGAATAAGGCTCTGGCACTCTAAGGCCAAGGGCTTCAATCTGGGGCAAGTGGCCAGTCCCTTCCCACTGCTTCTAGAATGGTGACACCTCCCCAAGGATGGTGACACTTCATATGTGTCCTGTTAGAAATTGGGCTGAGCAGCCTGGAGCAGGCCAGGGCCAAGAACCCTGCAGTGAGCAGTGAAGAGAAGTTAGCCTCAGAAACCACAGGTAGAGGAAGGAGAATCCGAGGTGCTGGGGGCTGAGAAGTACCGACTGTAGGAACTGGAAAGGCCTTCCAGATATTTTTGTGCAAACCCCTTATTCCAGAGGCTTGGAAATGAAGGCCCAGGAGTTCACAGAGTCATTAGGTGGCAGAGCCAAGAAGAACCAGGTggcttgatttcctagatggtaTTCCTTCCAGAATGCTGTACTATGAACAGATCATGTGCAGAATGATAAGGAACGCTGTGGTTTTTTCCTCCTCCGCTGAAGGCAGGACCCTGGCCAATGTCCTTCATCTTGGTTTTGGGAGTTCTCTTTGTGGAGAACAGCAAGAATAACTTTCTAAAGCTGAAGTACTCAAATGATCGCAGGCAGGGGATGACTGGCTGAGCTGCTAAGAGACCCTGCAAGGAAGGGTTTGGTCACCTCCCAGCACAGGCAGGTTGACCCAGACTTCCCATTCACAGTCTCAAACTGAGCTGCCAACAGGCATGAAGGGCATCTCTCCTCAGGTCTTCACACCTGCTTGCCACCTCCCCCCAACTTGCACAGACACCCAGCTCCAAGTAGCACTAGTTGGACACCCACACCCAGAAACCAAGACAGAAATCATCATTGTTTACAgagcccccccccaacccccgccccgtCGGTAATGGTGGGTGATGGTTTCCAGCAAACACACACTTCTAGGGCCACTTGCGAGCAACCGTATGACCTCCAGCTTGCCCGTCCATCTCACTGAGTAATGAGAGCCCCCTCCAGCCCCGCAGCCACCACTTTCCCTGTGCCCTCAATTAGCCCTGGGCAAACACATCCTCATCCTTCAACCCCACTCCTTGGCCCGGAGCTGGTGCTGACGTCTGTGCTGGCTGCATACtcactgctccccacccccccaccccacgcaCCCCCGGAACAGCCCTGCCCATGCAGCCTCGTCAGAGGCAGCTGAGTAAGGCTGCGAACCGGGGCACCCACAGTGACCGAGGCTGCTGGCCTCAGCTGCTGGGACCCAGAGCACACCTATCAAGGGAGCCCTGCCTCTCCTCTCCCTGAAACTCCTGAAGTGATAGAGGCTCTTCCCAAAACATGGCTAGCAGGGACAGAATCTTAGACATGTTTGTTCTCTTATCCCCCACATCAAGCCTGGCAGGGACTCAGAAAATAACCAAGGAGAAATGTCAAATGGACCACCCCAGACAACAGGACTGCCCTGGGAAGGACACGGAGAATGCTAAGTCTGGCCTGAAGGGTGCACACCGGCTCAAGGTGTGAGAAGCAGTGGGGCTGAAGGTTTCTCCCCCTCCATGCAGTTAGCACTTAGCTCCCTGTCCCCTCTAACAACCTGGGGTCACCAGCTGAACACTCAGGGAAAGGAGGGAGCTGCTGTGGCCATGTGACCCTGAAAAGGCCCAGGGAGGGTGGAACAGAAATAGAGTTGCTGCTTAAATGAAAGGACTAACAGTTTGACATTCTACTTTGGTAAGATGTTTACAGTATACAAAGGACTCTCacacatttaatcttcacaaaaggTCTGGAAGATAGAGGTTACCTCTCCACTGAATGTCTTTGAGAATGAGGTGACTTGGTAAGGAAGGGAGCTGGGGCCTGAACACAGGCCTTCTCTCAAGGGGAAACAGGAGGCCAGGAATTCCCAGCAGAGGCAGAGACCTGGGCTCAGGTGCCAGTAGGCACAGAGAGGCTCCTGTGGCTTCAACTCACAGGAGCTTCCTGCCCAAACAAGGGCCCAAAGGCCCGCATATCAGACATTTCCTGGATTAACACACTTCCTGTCTTCTACTCCCAGAATGTGAACCTCTCTGCTTCCTGTCATCCTGCGGGGAGAGTAAGCAGCAATACCCTTGGGAAGGAAAGAGTCTCAAAGAGATGTGTGTTTTCACTCTTTGTGGCTTACCACAATCACACAACATGCTAAAGGCACAGCAGGAGTGAAAACCAAAGTCCCTGACTTGTAGCCAGGTCCTGGAAGCCTGCAGCCTTGGAGAGAAGTGGATTCCAGGCCCCCAGACCATGACCATCAGGCCTGAGATGTTACCAAGTGAAAGGGCAGCAGCAGGACCGAGGTGGTATAGAGCGTGTGGCCCTGTCTGTTCTGTCCATTTCAGACAGAAGCATGCCCAGTTCCTTCTCTGCATATGGATCATCAGGCCCCCTGGGCCAACAGCAGCTCTAGCGCAGTCTAAGGCTCTGGTCTAAGCCTGAATTTCTGGTCCAAGTGATTGTGTGAGCAGGAAGTGCTGGCATTCGGATTCCTCATCCCACCTTCCCCAACCCAAAATCCAAACAGACCCAAACCACCCTAGGCTCAGGGCATCCTCTTGGACCCATTTGGTTGTTCTGGACCCTCCAGTGCTCTGGCTTTCCTTTCCTTGGACTTGTTTCTGGGGGATTGGAGCTGGAGGCCTGCAGAGACATAATGCCTGAGCCCCAGTGGGGCAGGACAAGGGGCTGCCGGGCAGTGATGCCCCAATGCCAGGCTGGGCACAGAGCCCAGTGGGCAGACGCTGGCGCGGCTGTGACATCATGCCCCTGGGTAGGTGCCAGTTCTCATGCCGTCACTCACCACCAGATTGAGCAGGGTGAGGGGGCAGGGGTTGGAAGCGCCTGCCTCTGAGCACAGATCTATCTGGGACCACCCTCTGCCAGCAAGTGGAAAAACCCCAACTTCCCATGCCCTCTTCCTAGGCACAGGTGGGGGTAAATTATCTACTTCCCCTGTTTTGTTCCTCTCCTGGCTTCTGTGTGTAGAATCTTGGATGCAGGAAACTAAAGTATGAatggaaaatgaagaaactgaggggcAGGAAGTtggaatgaggagcaggaaggccTGCTGAGAGGCCTGGGTTAGCAGGTATAGCTACTGGCAGGGGGCCCGAGGGCCATCTCACTTCTCTCCAGAAGTCTCCCACAATTAAATAGCTGCCTAGGGGTAGGGGCTTGGTCTGGCAGAGCCCCGAGGGAGCTGAAGCCCAGCAGTGAGAGGGCAGTGCCCTCCCCCGCCATGGCCTGAGCCCTTCTCGCTGCTAGAAAATAAGACACATGGAGAGTTCCACAGCTTCTCAGGAACCTAAGCCCAGACCAAGCAGGGTTAGCGCCCTGGGGGTGCCCCCTTCTAATGGCAGCTCTACCACCGACCACAAAACCTCACTCATGTCCCTCCTCCCTTATGCCTCGGTTTCCTTCTTAGTCTCAGGGATGGGGCTGAATGGTCTCTTATGTCTGCAGAGCTTGCACATTCAGACTCCAGGGAAACCAGTGTCTGCAGAAGCTTCCACAGCAGCACTAGAGTGGCCTGAGATGGATGGAGCGGGGCCCTGGGCCCACCGgaggctggaagggccctcaaaaaaggaggggaaaaggcTGATTCAGACTCTGCCCCAGCTGCCCTGTTCCTGACTATGACTTGGCCCAAACTGGGTGTATCAGACACTTCTTTTGAACCAACTCAGATCTTTTTGATTCAATCATCTCTTTCAGTCATCACTGCAGTTCACCCAATAGGTCCTTGTCCTGAGACAAGGGGCTCACATCTGAGACAGGCTCCATTCCTCGGGCAGAGCTACTGATGTGGGGATGATGCCGGGGCAGTGTGGTAGAGCACAGAACACGGGCATCCATACTCCATGTGGCAAACCTCTGACCAATGTAGGATGGAGCCGGTGGGTAAAGGTTTCTCCTCATCTCCAGAAAAGACTATTCACCCACAGACCCTAAGAGGCATTTCAAAAGAGCCCCTCAGTCAGTTACAAGGGGGTGAGTAGCCATGGGCCCTAAGTAATGTCCATTTGATAAAGCATCCTTATATTGACTGTCccttttccccttctccctccatgGGATCATTTCCTACCAAACTACCTGCACTGATGCTTCAGACTCTACTTTCTGGAGAACCAAGGTAGATGGCTATCCAAGTCCAATTTTACAGCAAGTGGAACAAACCCAACCCAAACACCACTACAAAAAGAAGAGCTTGTTGTGCTTGGCCTGCCAACACTCAAATAAGGGCCCAACTCTTGGAACCTTTTAAGTTTCTTGAGCATTTTTTGATTTCTAAAGCCTTTTCACAGAGGCAATCCCTAAACTGACTCTGTGAGGTCATATACCTAAATTCAAATTctaaatgaggaaacaaaggctcagagaggtttatCGTCTTGTCTTGACTGACAAAGCTACTAAGAGTTATGGCTCAGAGATTCAAATCTTGGTCTTTGAGCTCCAAGTCTGAAATCTCTATTCTGTTTTCCAGTGTGATGAACTATCCCAAGGGACCTTAGGAAATACTGTGCTGGGATCTAAAAACAGCTCAGTGAGCTAAATCCACTACCCCTCTTTATTTGCAGTTTGATTTGAATACACTGAGCAGCAGGGAAGGGAGAGTCTGAAAGGTTTGGGAAAGTCTGAGCAAAGTGTTAACTAGAGGTTGCCTTGGGTTGAGATGTTGGTACAGCCTCAGGAAGATTGGGAGTGAGGAGCCCCAGGGCTCCAGCACCAATAACCAGTAGCCCCAGCTCGGCTACATAGCTGCATTTGGACCTCTTGGAGCTCTAGCTCCTACCTTGATCCGCTGCAGATCCATTGGGGAGGGAAACACAAGGACAGTCCTTCCCCTCCCTATTCCTGATGGCCacgagggagagagggagaaccTTCCTTCCGGCAGTTAGGGTCCCCGAGGGAATCTGAGGCTGGGCAAAGGGCCCAGCGTGTCAGTTCCCATCACAGCCACCCAGTCCAGCATGAGTCACCACACGCGCAGCCAGGTGAGTCATGCCGGCTGACGGACACTCCGAGGACAGGATGGACGGTAGCTGGGCACAGGAGTCTGGAGAGGGGCCTAGGGAGGGGCAAGACTCCTTGGCCAGTTACTGAATGAAGCTTCTAGTGCTGACGTGGGGCTATTCCAGTAGAAGGACTGCTGTTGTACTCTGGCTTTCAGTAGTCCCCTCATCCCCCACCCCTTTTAACAATCTTCCTCTCAGAAGCCCACGGTCCTCATCAGAATCTTGTTCTCTTCCTCTAAACATAGGCAAGACCTCACCATAACCTTGTGACCCCTGCACTGCCCCGACAGTCACAGGCCttccaatccctcccaccataaAACAAAGCTTCATGACATCTCCTCTCATGGTAGCTAATCTGCAAAATAAAGATGATAATACAGGTAAATCACTGGGTTACCTTTGTGAGGTCACTACTCCATCACTGGATTTACAGTAATAATAAAACCTCGATTAGTATATTGTTTGAGGATACATCCATAGATAGTAAAACTATAAGACAAGCAAAAGAATGATATTAAACAAAATTCAGGAAAGTAATTATCTCTTGGGGTGTATGAATGAGGGACAGGCATTCAAGGGGTCTCAAAGCTGGGTGCAGATTCAGGAGTTTTcagtttagttttatttaaatggTACACACATATCTTCATCATTCTTTTGTGTGTTAAGATATATTTCCCAATAAGAACAATACTAACAAAAATAAACGGGGTAAGAGTCTGATTCTAGCACTTATTAGGTGTGGGATCTAACATGGACTCAAGTAATCTTAACACACTGACTTTGTGGGGACCCTGTAAGATAATGTGTGTTGAAAGTGCTTTGCACACTGTGAATTGTTAAAGGAGCCTTTGTTACTGTTCGCTTTCTAAGTTAAGGGCTCCTGCGGCTAATGCCTTTGTCCTAAAGGGATGACCCTTCAGGTTTGTGAGGACTTTCAGATCCTATGTTATAGCGAGGTCACCTAtgcatactcctttccttatGAACAGCCTTGGGGACCCTCCCTCCAAAACAGACTGGGGTGAGAGCCAATCTTTCAAGGAGGTTGAATAGAAGCAAGAAACGAGGTGAGGGAGTGTGTGCAGCAAGCTTCTGCCTCCCAAATCAGTCTGCTTTGGTACCACCTAGGTCCCACAGGACACTCACCAGCTGTCAGGGCCTGTACTTTCCACGGGTGAGCAGTCAGAGCCCGCTGGTAGGCCCGCCAAAGTGCCATTTCCTGCCAAGCCAAGAGGAGAGGGGGGTCACCCCCACTGCCCCTCATCACAGTTAAAGAGACTTTTGTTTCTCCCTTGTGACCACTCCTTCTCCCACCCGCTCTAAAGGGACAGAGGCTTTCTGGACTGCTTCCTGTCACAGGGGTCGCCTTTGACAGTCGGGCAAGAGAAGACTATAGGCGGCTATGGAATCCCCGGGGCTgccaccctccaccccactcccatccctGGAGCAGACCTATCTGGTGTCTCCGTCCGGACCACACAGGACACATCTGCTCGGACTTTCATCTAGAGCCTTGTGGGTCCCCAGATTCAGACTCTTAGTTGGTACCAGGCAGCATCCTTCCAGAGCCCAACTCCACACCGGAAATAAGCTCCCTGACTCCCTGAACCTGCAACGGCCCCACGCACCCTAGGCGCTCGCGGGACGCGTCTCTATGAACCGGTGACCGAGGATCTCCAGCTACTCACCTGGGCGCGAGCGCGGCCTCTCCCACGTGACCTGAGCGGGCGGAGGGACTTCCGCCCCAAGTCCCGCCCTGTCCGCCCGGCTGACTGCTAGGCTTTCCCTGCGTCCGGGGCCGAAACAGGAGTGGACCCAGTCTCTGAAACCGCGGAGGATTCCTTCTCGTTCTGCGCCGGGTCTCGTTGCTGAGCCCgctagcccaccagggtccctcTACCTCCCTCTGCCCCTTCTCTCCTCGGTGTCAGGGCCTCTTTACCTGAATAGACCCTCACCTTTCCCGTGTCCTGGAACTGGCCAAGGTCCAGACGTAGTTCTAGGTCTCAGGAATCAGTTTGGAAACTTGTTAGCCATAATTTTATGTGCGTGTGTTACTTTTTGAAAAATCTAAGTTCTTCACTAGCCTCAGCTGTGAACTCCTGAATGGGTGGAACTGGGTCTTGTTTCGGGTTTGTCGTCCTCCTAGCCAACTAGTTCAAAGTTTTGTCCACAATAGCCTTTAGAAATGCTGTGTAAAGATGACTCTTCCATGGAAAGCATTAGGATTATAGAACCTCAGGTTTAGGCGCTGGTTTCATAACTAAGCGGGCTTGCAGCCTTGGTCATCCCTAGATTTGaagttcctcatctgtgaaatggtttTCACACTgggctcctcagttcagttcactcagtcgtgtccacttgtttgtgactccatggactgcagcacgccaggcctccctgtccatccaccaacttccggagcttactcaaactcatggtcactgagacggtgatgccatccaaccatctcatcctctgtcaaccccttctcccgccttcagtctttccctgcatcggggtcttttcaaatgagtcagttcttcgcatcaggtggccaaagtattggagtttcagcttcagcatcagtccttccaatgaatattcaggactggtttcctttaggatggactgtttggatctccttgcagtccaagggctccTCAGTTTTACGGATTTATAGATGTTTGGGGATAGGGGTATCACAGGTTTTCTTtatctcaacttttaaaaatatgtatatgtttctAAGGGCTTCccctatagctcagttggtaaagaatcagcctgcaatgcaggagaccccagtttgattcctgagttgagaaaatctgctgcagaagggataggctacccactccagcattcttgggcttcccttgtggctcagctggtaaagaatctgcctgcaatgcaggagacctggctgggttcaacccctgggttgggaagatcccctggagaagggaaaggctacccacataaaaatatgtatgtatttctagAAAACCCACATTTAAACAAAGGGGCCCACAACTACAAGTGTTTGGAAACCAATAGATTAGGTGATTTCCTAATCTCTTTCCAGCTCTAACATTTGTAACAGTTTGTGAATATACTGCAACATTCTTTCTAGGGTATTGGAAACTTTTGCAAGATCCCTGGCAGATGTCAGCCTGGCACCCTTTGCTTAATTATCCCCAGGGAGCTCACACTTCAGGAggcagccttgtctgactcaggCTCTTTACCTGACTAGCTCCAGTCCCCCATTTACACAATTCCTGTATGTTTAAGGCAGGGAGAATCCTGTAAGAGATACTGGAGAAATGCAGTTAGGAAGCAAGAGAATTCGATGTCACAAACTTTTAACTAAAGGTTTCTATACACAAAACACCATGCTAGAGGAATTTATACTAGTAAATGTAATAGGAGACCAAATGTGCCAAGTTGGAAAGTTGAAGTCAGACTACCACCACTCAGCAGTTCTATGACCTTCTTCAGACTGCGTAAGCTCTCAGAATCTTTATCAAGTGAAATGGGGCAATATTGACTTTTTAGGGTTAAATTAAGTAATATATGTTAAAGTACTTGAAATAGATCAAGTGCCTAACATATATTCATTTAGCATCATTTCCTTCCTCTTGGGAACACATGGGAGAGAATAATTTTTACTGGAGaaatctgggaagccctttggtgAAGGTGGAATTTGAGTTGGGACCTTGAACAGTGAGTAGTGCTTAGGGAGAGATGGTGGAAAAGGACATTCCAGGAGGAGGGACTAGTAAGAGCAAAGGCACAAAGGAGTGCAGGAACCCATGGATAAGAAACAGTTGTAAGGGGAGTGGCCTGGGGAGTAAAGGGTTTAcggtagagaaagcaagggatgagagcattttcctgattttcttttgGAGGCTGAGGAGAGGGCAGAACCAGCAGCATGGGTAGGGCTGCCGATACCAGCCTACAGCCTCAGTGACAAGGGTCCCCAGGCCCCATCTTTCTACCACTGAAAGTGGGATTTCACGATGTAGTGCCAAGGGGCTGCTGTGTAGAATGAACAAAGCAATGCTGCAATGGAAAGCACTTCCCTACCAACCTTCACAAAAACAAACTGGCATAATCTGAGCTAGCACAATAGGATGGTGCAATACTTGGCACTGACTTGAGTTGTGGTCCCTCTGCTGCTAATGGTCTGGGTTGCCTCCAGgtctgtttcctcttctgcacAGGGAAGGAATTGAACTACTTGATTCCTTTCCCCCTAAAGGAAATTTTCTGACATATGATAAATTCTTCACTGAAGAGGCAGAAAGTTCTTCCCAGATATTTGGCCAATCAGTCTAGGGTTTTATTCCAAAAAGGCACTGAACTCATCTCCACTCCCTTCAATAGGAGCTGGCTGTGTGCTTTTCTCTACTTCCTGAAGTCATCTGActcttcccctgcccccacaacCAAACCTCAGGTTATACTCATACATTCAAAGACTATTGTTTGCCTAGTTCTCCTTGGCGGCGGGGGTGGTCCATTCTTGCTTAACAGGCAATATTACAGTCACTGAGAGTCTGCAACATCCCACAAGAGGACTCTTAACGATGAGATATAATATACTACTGTGCTTGGATTTTAAATACTTCCTATACAGAGAACTGAAATAAAGTAGCTAAATATGTTTAATAAGTCAACAATGTGACAAAAGGGTCAAAAATCATGACGGGTAAAAGAATGGTTAAAGTAATTGATGATATTTAATCTAGAGAAGAAAAGACTTGGGAAACACATGATagctatttttaaatacttaaaagagCAATCACAGGGAAGAGTGACTAGATTTCCTAACACCCATGGTAAAATGTATAGAGGTATACTCTTTGACTTGATATAaaggaagattttaaaaacatgactgtCTAGGAGTGCTCAAGAAGGGTCAGATGACCAGTGTTTGGGAATATTTCATAAGCAGGAGCAAGTAAGATCTGAGCCACTCTTCTGTTGGCAGGGTGTCTGTGGTGTGTTAGGAAGTCCTATAAGCAGCTTCAGTCCAATGAGTTACCATCACCTGCTCGTGGGCCTGTGTGTTGGGTACTCTAAAGAGGAAGTTAGGAAGGCAGTAATATTGGATCCAGAATATAGTCAGACAGGAGCCTTCATGCAGATACCCTTTCCAGTTCTCCAAACACCCACTCACATGTGGTCTCAAAAACACCCAGTACCTTTACTTAGCTTTACCCACTTCACAATATGCTCAATATGAGCAATTTGACTCCCAAGCCTAGGTCAGGCTGAGTGTTTCTTGTGAGTCATAGTTTTATGCTGAGACTTGAGAGTTTGTGGAGGGAGAACCCCCCTGCCCGCGGGGGGCCATGATGACAAGAGAAGTCTGTGGAAGGAGAGGGATCTAAGGGGTCCTGGGGAGGCAGGTCTAAAGATCCAGGCCTGGCAGCATCACTGTCCAGGAAGGCCCCAGTTCCTATGGCTGTGTGCTCGGAGCCAACTGTTCTCGGCAGACTTCATTCCAAGGGTCCTGTGGGGACCATGACTAAGGACCGGGCAGAAGGCAATGGCTGgttggaggaaagccaggccctGAAGAGGGGGAGGCCAGCTGGAACATAGCACTGAAATGGGCTCGGCTTTCAAGCTGCATACGGTGGCCCAGTGGACAGGTGAGTCCACGGACAAAATGGATCCGAACCAGCCCCGACTGCCCTCCAGAGACCAGCCATCCGTAGGAGTCCAGGTTTGGACTGAAACGTacctgtgaaaaaaaaagaaaacaaaagcaatgcTCAGAGTTGGTACTTCAGGGTGAGTACGAGCTGTAAGAGCAAAAAGAAGGGCCTCAATCTGAAAGAACAGGACCATGATGGGGTGAGAAGAAGCAGGATGAGAAGACCGTGAAGGAGGCGTCTGTCATGCTCCAGAGGATGAGCGTGTGGAGCTGTTTCCCTTCCTGTGCCATCTGTTGCCTTTTCCTCTCCGATTACATGGCTCACAGGCCCAGAGTTGGGAGGAGATGAGATGAAGAACAGGAAGATGAGCGGTAAGGTTCCTACCTTGTGAATAGCTTCCAGCTGCAGCCGGTCCAGGCAGAGCCGCGTTTGCCCCTCTCCCTCCTGCATGCGCAGCATCGGTTCTCTGTGGGGCAGACCGTGGAACGAACGCTGGGGAGGAGGGtatgagaggagagagaaagcaagcagaTACTTAGTTTTGCATCTTTGTGCTGCAACACCTCTGGATCCCCTGCTATACAAGGACTCACGTCTTCTACGTTTTCTAATGCTGCACCCATTCTCCTGGCCTCAATTTACCAAATCTGTGTCTTGAAACAGCAAGTAGTGATGGTTGACCGTTTCAGCGTAAGTTCGAGCCTTGGGAGGGTTGGGGGCCCCAGATGAAGCAGAAGTGTGGTCTTGACCTTCAGGACTGTCCTGATATGGTATCAGATCTGCTTTATATATAGGCTAGAAAGAAGAATGTGAAATTAGGTCCTGTAATACTGAAGaccagataaaagtaaaagagagaaaattggtTTGGAGCAGGAAAGACTTTAAGGTAGAAGAAATGGGTATATTTAAACCTACGTTTAGCTACACAAGGGTAGGGGAGATTATGTACAACTCTATGCTAAGACTTCTAGGGAGAATACTGAGGCTGGGAGACTCTTCTGCTACTTGGCAGCACTAATTTGGGAGGTCAGGTGGATTAGGACCCAACAGATGGTGCTATTAAATATTCATATACGTACGAATCTTCGATCTAAAGGTCGCTTGACATTTGTTGGGTTCAGTGCCATATCAGGCAATATAGCTGCAATGAGCTCTCCAGATATATCTCCTGCGGCTATTGTCCCGAGCCAGTCAGATCCTGAAAGACTCTAATAGGAAGAGACAGAtatttgttgttcactcactcactcgtTAATTCAGTTCTGTGAACGGGTAACAACTGCACAGTCTGAGGGGGGAGAGACATAGTAGCATAAACAAGCATAAATCATTTTAACATAATCCATATCCTTGATGACAATTACCACACAcctatcttctctttctttccaaaccTATGGCCTCTTTCTGACCACCACTAGGAACTATTTGCCTATGTACTGAAGGTTTGGAAGAGAGGGGCTCACCCAGACAGTGCCTTTTCGAGGAGCAGTGAAATAGGCCTTGAAACCAAGGTAACCAGCATCAATGTAGTGAATTCCACAGAGTCCATAActgtaagagaaaaagaaaagaaaatcttccttTTTCTAAGATTAGACTCATTTCTTCCCCCAGAATCCAGACTCCCTCAGTGAAACAACCCTCCTCTCCCCACAACAATCTGGCACAGTGCACCCCAACCCTGAGGGCCTGTCCCCAGTGCTCATCCTCTCTCCATCCCGCCGTACGAGGCATAGCAGTTGTCCTGAGCCACAGTGACACCATTGTAGGGGAGCAGCCAGGCCAGCTCTGTACTCAAGAAGCGCTTGATAGAGTTTATTGGTTCATAAGGTCGTCGAAGGTCCCAGAATTTGATTTTCCGGTCACTCCCTGCAGAGGCTAGGAAATGACTGTGGGAAGACGGGAGAAGAAGATCAAATCTGAACAACTCTGGAAGTCAGCCTGtcctcacctcccacctccaCAGCCCCACCCTGTTCAATACCTGTTAGCTTTGCACCACTGAAGAGTACGCACAGCCTGGTCATGGGCTAGGAAACACTGGAAGGGGTAGAGCTTCAAGGAGCCATCAGAGAGCCGTATCCGCTGCAGGGGTGAGTTCGTGGGAAGGTTCCATAAAACCACCATGCCTGAGGGTCAGGACAGAATGTGTAGGTGTTAAAGTCAGgttattgcttccctggtggctcagtggtaaagaatccacctgccaatgcagaagatgcaggtgacatgggtttgatcctctggaggaggaaatggcaacccactccagtcttcttgcctggaaaatcccatggacagaggagcttggcaggctacagtccatagggtgggaaagagttggacacgactgagcacagcacataaTAATCTCTTTTCCTTGCTCTAATCTCTTTCTCTGGCTC includes the following:
- the MPV17 gene encoding protein Mpv17, which gives rise to MALWRAYQRALTAHPWKVQALTAGSLMGLGDVISQQLVERRGLRAHQAGRTLIMASLGCGFVGPVVGGWYRVLDRLIPGTTKVDALKKMLLDQGGFAPCFLGCFLPLVGTLNGLSAQDNWAKLQRDFPDALITNYYLWPAVQLANFYLVPLHYRLAVVQCVAVIWNSYLSWKAHRL